From a single Flavobacteriales bacterium genomic region:
- a CDS encoding lycopene cyclase domain-containing protein: MTWTYLLLDLGSILMPVLFIADKRIRILTNLKALGVALMAGALVFIPWDVWFTRQGYWSFNPSYVIGVNLFGLPVEEWLFFLAIPYCMIFVWEVLHHYFPTPVSLATERLITIMLLFISAIFCLMNTAHPYSCVVAAGLFVSIIGFRKWAGSAAMAGVYFLYPFHLIGFWTVNGVLTSLPVVIYHPDAITGIRLGTIPVEDHLYSLLILMVCVGTYIRLRRPSVD, encoded by the coding sequence ATGACCTGGACGTATCTTTTGCTCGATCTCGGATCCATCCTGATGCCGGTGTTGTTCATCGCCGACAAGCGCATTCGCATCCTCACCAATTTGAAAGCACTGGGTGTTGCGCTGATGGCGGGAGCACTGGTGTTCATACCCTGGGACGTCTGGTTCACCCGGCAGGGGTACTGGTCGTTCAATCCATCTTATGTTATCGGTGTAAATCTCTTTGGATTGCCAGTGGAAGAGTGGCTGTTCTTCCTGGCTATTCCGTATTGCATGATATTCGTTTGGGAAGTGCTGCATCACTATTTTCCCACACCGGTTTCGCTGGCAACCGAACGGCTGATCACCATCATGCTGTTGTTTATATCGGCCATATTTTGTCTGATGAATACCGCCCATCCTTATTCCTGTGTGGTGGCGGCAGGTTTGTTCGTGTCAATCATCGGATTCCGGAAATGGGCGGGGAGTGCGGCCATGGCAGGTGTTTACTTTCTGTATCCGTTTCACCTGATCGGTTTCTGGACAGTGAACGGGGTGCTCACCTCATTGCCGGTCGTCATCTATCATCCGGATGCAATCACCGGCATCAGGCTCGGAACCATACCCGTCGAAGACCACCTCTACTCGCTGCTGATCCTCATGGTTTGCGTGGGCACATACATCCGTTTACGGAGGCCTTCCGTGGATTGA
- a CDS encoding peptide ABC transporter substrate-binding protein — protein sequence MIFKSGPIRILLGVGLLLFASCGSNAPDEMPANEAGNGKYGGIFRMNFGDGYKSLYPLGATELGSMQILWNVMEGLVAFRGGSPVPEPCLAESWDVLDEATRYVFHIRRGVHFQDDACFPDGKGREVVAQDVAYCLRRLCEADKYNESFWLVDGLIKGAREYHQSTEAADGKVADVEGIKVIDDYTLEIDLTKPFSGLPYLLTSQYTLIYPREAVEKYGIAHLDQKAVGTGPFRVKDVKPGMYVALARNEHYWRKDAEGNALPYLDGIMIGLDKQLNEAAAIRNGKLDLGRNMNMEMAEQFHSHETNGRFRLFQVSTLSSTYLTFLHSYKPFQDERVRKAIALAIDKERIAKHLTNGQQPAKHGVVPPYFEAYETKYVDGIGYDPDEAKRLLAEAGYPGGKGFPEFEFICSERHKAFGLAIQEMLAENLNVSVNVTLLSFQDLVKRAFSGTAPMSRASWIADYPDPRTFLSVFYSTNIEDMSSATASANISRYINPAFDKLMDEADKMLDLKKRMELFQRADEMLMRDAAVVPIAYGSKFGVLNNQVRNFEENRLQVFYFGEVYFGPEDE from the coding sequence ATGATTTTTAAATCCGGACCCATACGCATCCTCCTTGGGGTGGGCTTGCTGCTGTTCGCTTCCTGCGGGTCGAACGCACCTGATGAAATGCCGGCCAATGAAGCCGGTAACGGCAAGTATGGCGGTATATTCAGGATGAACTTCGGGGATGGATACAAGAGCTTGTATCCACTGGGTGCCACAGAGCTTGGCTCGATGCAGATTTTATGGAACGTAATGGAAGGGCTTGTTGCCTTTCGTGGCGGTTCACCCGTACCGGAACCGTGCCTGGCCGAAAGTTGGGATGTGTTGGATGAGGCTACACGCTATGTCTTCCATATCCGCAGGGGCGTCCACTTCCAGGATGATGCATGTTTCCCGGACGGCAAGGGCCGTGAGGTGGTTGCACAGGATGTGGCATATTGCCTCCGTCGCCTGTGCGAAGCCGATAAATACAACGAATCATTCTGGCTGGTGGACGGATTGATCAAAGGGGCAAGGGAGTACCACCAGTCAACAGAGGCCGCAGACGGAAAAGTGGCCGATGTGGAAGGTATCAAAGTGATTGATGATTACACCCTGGAAATTGATCTGACCAAACCGTTTTCGGGATTACCCTATCTACTTACCAGCCAGTATACGTTAATATATCCGCGGGAAGCCGTGGAGAAATACGGGATTGCTCATCTGGATCAGAAAGCCGTAGGTACCGGTCCGTTCCGTGTCAAGGATGTGAAACCCGGCATGTATGTCGCCCTGGCACGAAATGAACATTATTGGAGGAAAGATGCAGAGGGCAATGCCCTGCCCTATCTGGATGGCATCATGATCGGCCTTGACAAACAGTTAAATGAGGCTGCGGCGATCCGCAACGGCAAACTTGACCTGGGCCGGAACATGAACATGGAAATGGCCGAGCAATTTCATTCCCATGAAACCAACGGCCGTTTCAGGTTGTTTCAGGTGTCTACACTATCCAGTACCTATCTGACTTTCCTGCACTCCTACAAACCGTTTCAGGATGAGAGGGTGAGAAAAGCCATCGCATTGGCCATTGATAAGGAACGTATTGCCAAACATCTCACCAATGGGCAACAGCCTGCCAAACACGGTGTGGTTCCTCCGTATTTCGAGGCGTATGAAACCAAGTATGTGGATGGCATCGGATATGATCCGGATGAAGCCAAACGATTGCTTGCGGAAGCAGGTTACCCGGGTGGAAAGGGATTTCCCGAGTTTGAATTCATATGTTCGGAAAGGCACAAAGCATTCGGACTGGCGATCCAGGAGATGCTGGCTGAAAACCTGAACGTGTCTGTTAATGTCACATTGTTGTCATTTCAGGACCTGGTGAAACGCGCTTTCAGTGGTACCGCACCCATGTCCAGGGCCTCATGGATTGCAGATTACCCGGACCCGCGAACTTTCCTGTCCGTTTTCTACAGCACGAACATAGAGGATATGTCCAGTGCAACCGCATCCGCTAATATTTCACGGTATATCAACCCGGCTTTTGACAAATTGATGGATGAGGCGGATAAGATGCTGGATTTGAAAAAGCGAATGGAATTGTTTCAACGGGCGGATGAAATGCTGATGCGTGATGCGGCGGTAGTACCGATTGCCTATGGCAGTAAGTTCGGCGTACTCAACAACCAGGTGAGAAATTTCGAGGAAAACAGATTGCAGGTGTTTTATTTCGGTGAGGTTTATTTCGGACCGGAAGATGAATGA
- a CDS encoding ABC transporter substrate-binding protein, with translation MKTAKVRFGFRVMLLAGVILMSCNGHDTPPEKGKQGGSIKNHKYGGVVTLNEPTGFVSLYPPKAGDVGSMQVLVNVMEGLVQVRKEGGDVEPAIAESWNILENATRFIFQIRRGVYFHDDPCFPHGKGREVDAHDIVYCLQQLCEPGPENDNFWLVNGRIKGASSYYHSREIGDGRVSSVEGLRAIDDYTVEIRLEEPFAPFLYMLSSMMTMIYPHEAVEMYGREHLDAHPVGTGPFKLKSAEPGEYVALVRNENYWRRDVQGNQLPYLDGLMFRFDHNANDMAELLKGTVDLTTVLGNTNVQKLFDGVNKDRFSMKRGEILQTAFLGFQHQDPLVKDVRIRRAISMAIDRDRLANQVMTKLAEPAHGGLIPPFFGQYDAKGVTGIPFDPDKARTLLAEAGYPDGKGFPVIQVGFSSNMTTMATSVQAMLQDNLGITIDPVVLPFQDLVKRCFGGTLPVFLMGWYADYPDPEAFLCLFYGANVPDDPSMDSEINLCRYRNPIYDKLFEKATAEINPQKRFALYKQADQFLVDDVAALPLSHDIKFILYRSDLKNIGGNLMRMYSFTESYYEKE, from the coding sequence TTGAAAACAGCAAAGGTTCGTTTTGGATTCAGGGTGATGCTCCTCGCAGGGGTCATACTGATGTCGTGCAACGGGCATGACACACCACCGGAAAAAGGAAAACAGGGTGGGTCAATCAAAAACCACAAGTACGGTGGTGTTGTCACATTGAATGAGCCAACGGGTTTCGTCAGCCTTTATCCACCCAAGGCAGGTGATGTTGGTTCCATGCAGGTGCTTGTGAACGTGATGGAAGGACTCGTTCAGGTACGGAAGGAAGGGGGTGATGTGGAACCCGCAATTGCCGAAAGCTGGAACATACTGGAAAACGCCACCCGCTTTATTTTTCAGATCCGCAGGGGGGTGTATTTTCATGACGACCCATGTTTTCCTCATGGCAAGGGCAGAGAGGTGGATGCACATGATATCGTATACTGCCTGCAACAATTGTGCGAACCCGGTCCGGAAAATGATAACTTCTGGCTGGTCAATGGCCGCATCAAAGGCGCTTCTTCCTATTACCATTCCAGGGAAATTGGTGACGGGCGCGTCAGTTCTGTGGAAGGACTGAGGGCCATTGACGATTATACCGTTGAAATTCGCCTGGAGGAACCATTCGCCCCGTTTCTTTACATGCTGAGTTCCATGATGACGATGATTTACCCGCATGAAGCTGTGGAAATGTACGGCCGGGAACACCTGGATGCGCACCCGGTGGGGACGGGACCTTTTAAACTGAAAAGTGCCGAGCCGGGCGAATACGTGGCGTTGGTAAGAAACGAAAATTACTGGAGGAGAGATGTGCAGGGAAACCAACTGCCTTATCTGGATGGGTTGATGTTCCGCTTCGATCACAATGCGAATGACATGGCCGAACTCCTGAAAGGCACCGTGGACCTGACCACTGTATTGGGAAATACCAACGTGCAAAAGTTGTTTGATGGCGTTAACAAAGACAGGTTCTCCATGAAGCGTGGGGAGATTCTGCAAACTGCTTTCCTTGGCTTCCAGCATCAGGATCCCCTTGTGAAAGATGTGCGTATCCGAAGGGCCATATCCATGGCCATTGACAGGGACCGGCTGGCCAACCAGGTGATGACCAAGCTGGCGGAACCCGCACACGGTGGTCTGATCCCTCCCTTTTTCGGGCAATACGACGCGAAGGGAGTAACCGGAATTCCGTTTGATCCCGACAAGGCAAGAACGTTGTTGGCCGAAGCAGGTTATCCGGACGGAAAGGGTTTCCCGGTGATCCAGGTGGGTTTTAGTTCCAATATGACTACCATGGCCACGTCGGTTCAGGCTATGTTGCAGGACAACCTGGGCATTACCATCGACCCCGTGGTTCTGCCGTTCCAGGACCTGGTGAAGCGGTGTTTTGGAGGTACCCTGCCGGTGTTCCTGATGGGGTGGTATGCAGACTATCCCGATCCCGAGGCGTTCCTGTGCCTTTTCTACGGTGCGAATGTACCCGACGATCCGTCCATGGATTCCGAAATCAACCTGTGCCGGTACCGGAACCCGATATATGACAAGCTGTTTGAAAAGGCGACAGCAGAGATCAATCCCCAAAAAAGGTTCGCCCTGTACAAACAAGCCGATCAGTTTCTTGTGGATGATGTGGCCGCCCTGCCGTTGAGCCACGACATCAAATTCATCCTTTACCGCTCCGATCTCAAAAACATAGGGGGAAACCTGATGCGGATGTACAGCTTTACCGAAAGCTATTATGAAAAGGAGTAA
- a CDS encoding transcriptional regulator — MFKKLDPLLHNELRLAVMSLLMQVQDAEFSFLLEKTKATKGNLSVQLSKLKEAGYISVKKSFRDNYPLTQCSVTAKGRKAFEIYVQAISGYLGNS, encoded by the coding sequence ATGTTTAAAAAACTCGATCCGCTGTTGCACAACGAACTCCGGCTTGCCGTGATGTCGTTGCTGATGCAGGTGCAGGATGCCGAGTTCAGTTTCCTCCTGGAAAAGACCAAGGCTACCAAGGGAAACCTGAGCGTACAACTGTCGAAATTGAAAGAAGCCGGGTACATTTCCGTGAAGAAATCCTTCCGCGACAACTACCCGCTCACACAATGTTCGGTTACTGCCAAAGGCAGGAAAGCATTCGAAATATACGTGCAGGCAATCTCAGGCTACCTGGGGAACAGCTGA
- a CDS encoding TerC family protein, translating to MEVFLHAESWIALATLTFLEIVLGIDNIIFISLVSGRLPEHRQPFARNLGLALALFVRIGMLLGISWIIGFQDALFTVTGFAVSGKDLIMFGGGAFLLAKSTSEIHGKIEGAHHEKTAMGKNSLSSVVMQIVTLDIVFSFDSILTAVGMTNQLILMITAVVISIVVMMFFSGAISRFVNKHLTLQVLALAFLILIGFMLIVEGLHIHVPKAYIYFAVAFSLAVELVNMRVRKGK from the coding sequence ATGGAAGTATTCCTCCACGCAGAGTCATGGATAGCCCTTGCAACTCTTACATTTCTTGAGATCGTTCTCGGGATCGACAACATCATTTTTATTTCCCTCGTATCGGGTCGCTTACCTGAACACCGGCAGCCTTTTGCCCGGAACCTCGGACTGGCACTGGCATTGTTTGTCCGCATCGGCATGCTCCTCGGCATCTCCTGGATCATCGGTTTCCAGGATGCGCTCTTCACGGTAACAGGCTTTGCGGTGAGCGGGAAAGACCTGATCATGTTCGGCGGTGGTGCGTTCCTGCTGGCCAAAAGCACGTCTGAGATACATGGCAAGATCGAAGGAGCACATCACGAAAAAACCGCCATGGGGAAAAACAGTTTGTCGTCTGTGGTGATGCAGATTGTGACACTGGACATCGTCTTCTCATTCGATTCCATCCTCACCGCCGTGGGTATGACCAACCAATTGATCCTGATGATCACCGCCGTGGTGATCTCCATCGTGGTGATGATGTTCTTCTCCGGGGCGATCAGCCGGTTCGTGAACAAACACCTGACCCTTCAGGTGCTTGCGCTGGCTTTCCTGATCCTGATCGGTTTTATGCTGATCGTGGAGGGCCTGCACATCCACGTGCCGAAAGCCTACATCTACTTCGCCGTCGCTTTTTCATTGGCCGTGGAATTGGTGAACATGCGGGTGAGGAAAGGGAAGTGA